A genomic window from Streptomyces sp. NBC_00234 includes:
- the thiD gene encoding bifunctional hydroxymethylpyrimidine kinase/phosphomethylpyrimidine kinase, translating into MPIRTAVPPRVLTVAGSDSGGGAGIQADLKTMLALGVHGMSVLTAVTAQNSLGVQGAWELPVEAVRAQYRSVVDDIGVQAVKTGMLSSAALVETVAALLADTDAPVVVDPVGVSKHGDSLLAAEALESVRTKLLPVATVATPNLDEVAQLTGITVTDESGMRRAAAGILVHGPRWVVIKGGHLPGEAVDLLTDGDEEHWLRAPRHDNRHTHGTGCTLASAIASGLAVGRDVPTAVRAAKEYVTGAIAAGFPLGGGIGPVDHGWLTRTQG; encoded by the coding sequence ATGCCCATACGCACCGCTGTACCGCCTCGTGTCCTCACCGTCGCCGGGTCCGACTCCGGCGGCGGTGCGGGCATCCAGGCCGACCTCAAGACGATGCTGGCCCTCGGAGTGCACGGCATGAGCGTGCTCACGGCCGTGACCGCGCAGAACTCGCTGGGGGTCCAGGGCGCCTGGGAGCTTCCGGTGGAGGCCGTCCGCGCCCAGTACCGCAGTGTCGTCGACGACATCGGGGTCCAGGCCGTCAAGACCGGAATGCTCTCCTCGGCCGCCCTCGTCGAGACGGTCGCCGCACTCCTCGCGGACACGGACGCCCCCGTGGTCGTCGACCCGGTCGGGGTCTCCAAGCACGGTGATTCGCTGCTCGCCGCCGAGGCGCTGGAATCCGTACGGACGAAACTGCTGCCGGTCGCCACCGTGGCCACCCCGAACCTGGACGAGGTGGCGCAGCTCACCGGTATCACCGTCACCGACGAGTCCGGGATGCGGCGGGCCGCCGCCGGGATTCTTGTCCACGGGCCGCGCTGGGTGGTGATCAAGGGCGGGCATCTGCCGGGCGAGGCCGTGGATCTGCTCACGGACGGCGACGAGGAGCACTGGCTGCGTGCTCCCCGGCACGACAACCGGCACACGCACGGCACGGGCTGCACCCTCGCCTCCGCCATCGCGTCCGGTCTGGCGGTGGGCAGGGACGTACCTACGGCCGTCCGGGCCGCGAAGGAGTACGTCACCGGGGCGATCGCGGCGGGCTTCCCGCTGGGCGGCGGGATCGGCCCGGTCGATCACGGCTGGCTGACGCGTACGCAGGGCTGA
- the rpmB gene encoding 50S ribosomal protein L28: protein MAANCDVCGKGPSFGNSISHSHRRTSRRWNPNIQRVRAVVGRTPKRLNVCTSCIKAGKVAR from the coding sequence GTGGCTGCCAACTGCGACGTTTGCGGCAAGGGGCCGAGCTTCGGCAACAGCATTTCGCACTCGCACCGCCGTACGTCTCGTCGCTGGAATCCCAACATCCAGCGCGTGCGTGCCGTGGTCGGGCGGACGCCGAAGCGGCTCAACGTCTGCACCTCGTGCATCAAGGCCGGCAAGGTCGCGCGCTGA